A stretch of Telopea speciosissima isolate NSW1024214 ecotype Mountain lineage chromosome 11, Tspe_v1, whole genome shotgun sequence DNA encodes these proteins:
- the LOC122644611 gene encoding nuclear pore complex protein NUP155-like isoform X1, which yields MSREEEIVVRDVTNAGLVLSDRISRDVSAQIDLEEALEAARCASHPYSSHPREWPPLVEVVDTLELPPVLTERYNAAGGEGTVLCGIFPELRRAWASVDNSLFLWRYDKWDGQCPEYCGEEQAICAVGLAKSKPGIFVEAIQRLLVLATPVELVLVGVCCSGRGDETDPYAEVSLQPLPEYTIPSDGVTMTFITCTAKGNIFLAGRDGHIYELQYMIGSGWHKRCRKVCLTAGLGSVISRWVVPNGFKFGATDPIVEMVVDNERHILYARTEETKLQVFDLGEDGTGPLKKVAEERKLIDQRDILYGGRQSAGFGATNRAAKPSIVCIAPLSTVESKSLHLVAVLSDGRRMYLSIVSSSGNSVGGLGGLNTACQKPCGLKVVTTRPSPPLGVTSGHTFGAMSLASRSQPEDQTLKVEAAYYSAGILVLSDSSPPSMSTLLIMNRDSSTQSSLPGSFGTSSRSSRALRESISSLPVEGRMLLVADVFPLPEKAASVHSLYSDSESFGFEGLGESCERQSGKLWARGDLAMQHILPRRRIVIFSTVGMMEVVFNRPVDILRRLLESNTPRSILEDFINHFGDGEAAAMCLMLAAKIVHTENIVTNAVAEKAAEAFEDARLIGMPQLEGSNAFSNTRTTPGGFSMGQVVQEVEPIFSGAHEGLCLCSSRLLFPVWELPVMVVKGNVSSAAGLENGVIVCRLSVGLMEVLENKIRSLEQFLRSRRNQRRGLYGCVAGQGDVTGLNLGLGDQSMVRNFFGAYSRNIESSDGGTANKHQHYPYSLAELAAMEVRAMECIRQLLLRSGEALFLLQLLSQHHVTQLVQGFDASLRQSLVQLTFHQLVCSEQGDQLATRLIFALMEYYTGPDGRGTVDDISGKLREGCPSYYKESDYKFYLAVECLERAAATADCDEKENLSREAFNLLTKVPESVDLSIVCKRFEDLRFYEAVVRLALQKAEALVLAGDAFNEQIEVSIQENALAQRVQCYEIITNALRSLKGQIGSQREFGSSTTPVGQPILNKASWGRYIRQIVQLGVQSPDTAFHEHLYRAMIDLGLENELLEYGGPDLVPFLLSAAREPIQEVQPVLAITSGASPMDHSGSLLTANQVKYCELLARYYVLKRQHVLAARVLLRLAERHSSDAVDAPTLEQRSQYLSNAVLQAKKASDSDGLASLARGAFDGLLDVLEGKLAVLRFQIKIKEELETIASRVEASSGTSDSAPDDPSPQRNLVADVNLASTAREKAKELSMDLKSITQLYDDYAVLFELWEICLEMLYFVNYSEDADNSIVRETWARLIDQALLRGGIVEACAVLKKVGSSVYPGDGAGLPLDTLSLHLEKAALERSVSRAELVGDEDVAKALLSACKGSAELVLNTYDQLLLNGTILLSPNLKLRLLHSVLVVLREWAMSVLGQRMGTTDTAASLNLGGALSLKKTAVINRGVCDKIASASNRYLTEVRCLALPQSQTEAVYQGFRELEESLLSPFSFERF from the exons TGGCCTCCTTTGGTTGAAGTGGTGGATACTTTGGAATTACCTCCTGTACTGACTGAAAGATATAATGCAGCTGGTGGGGAAGGAACGGTATTATGTGGAATATTTCCAGAGTTACGCCGAGCATGGGCATCGGTAGATAACTCTTTATTTCTTTGGCGTTATGATAAATG GGATGGTCAGTGCCCTGAATACTGTGGCGAAGAACAAGCCATTTGTGCAGTGGGCCTGGCCAAATCTAAGCCTGGCATCTTTGTTGAAGCCATCCAGCGTCTCTTAGTCCTAGCAACTCCTGTTGAG TTGGTTCTTGTAGGAGTATGCTGCAGCGGGAGAGGAGATGAAACAGATCCATATGCTGAGGTTTCACTACAGCCCTTGCCAGAATATACAATACCATCTGATGGTGTCACAATGACGTTTATCACGTGTACTGCTAAGGGTAATATTTTCCTGGCTGGCCGTGATGGTCACATTTACGAGTTGCAGTATATGATTGGCTCAGGCTGGCATAAACGCTGTCGTAAAGTTTGCCTTACAGCAGGTTTAGGAAGTGTTATTTCTAG GTGGGTTGTACCAAATGGGTTTAAGTTTGGAGCTACTGACCCCATTGTTGAAATGGTTGTGGACAATGAGAGACACATTCTCTATGCAAGAACAGAGGAGACAAAACTTCAGGTATTTGATCTGGGGGAAGATGGTACTGGTCCACTTAAGAAAGTTGCCGAAGAAAGGAAATTGATTGATCAGAGGGATATACTTTATGGGGGTAGACAGTCTGCTGGATTTGGAGCCACTAACCGGGCAGCAAAACCATCAATAGTTTGCATTGCACCTTTATCAACTGTGGAATCAAAGTCGCTACACCTTGTTGCTGTTTTATCAGATGGTAGGAGAATGTACCTTTCCATTGTTTCTTCTAGTGGGAACAGTGTTGGAGGTTTGGGTGGACTAAATACCGCTTGTCAGAAGCCATGTGGTTTAAAGGTTGTAACAACCAGGCCATCACCTCCTTTAGGGGTTACTAGTGGGCATACCTTTGGAGCCATGTCTCTTGCTAGTAGATCACAGCCTGAGGATCAGACTCTGAAGGTAGAAGCAGCATACTATTCTGCAGGCATTCTTGTACTTTCTGATTCATCGCCCCCATCCATGTCCACTCTTCTCATTATGAACAGGGATTCAAGCACACAGTCATCTCTCCCAGGTAGTTTCGGGACAAGTTCAAGGAGCTCTCGGGCTTTAAGGGAATCTATATCTTCCTTACCTGTAGAGGGCCGCATGCTTCTTGTGGCTGATGTTTTCCCTCTTCCAGAAAAAGCTGCTAGTGTGCACTCACTGTATTCAGATTCAGAATCCTTTGGATTTGAAGGTTTAGGAGAATCATGTGAGAGACAATCTGGAAAACTTTGGGCTAGAGGTGACCTAGCAATGCAACATATTTTACCAAGGAGGAGGATTGTCATATTTAGTACCGTGGGCATGATGGAAGTGGTTTTCAATAGACCAGTGGACATTCTGCGAAGGTTGTTAGAGTCCAATACACCAAGATCAATATTAGAGGATTTCATTAATCACTTTGGAGATGGAGAAGCGGCGGCAATGTGTTTAATGCTGGCTGCAAAGATAGTACATACTGAAAATATAGTAACCAATGCTGTTGCTGAGAAGGCAGCTGAAGCATTTGAAGACGCACGACTGATTGGAATGCCACAACTTGAAGGTAGTAATGCATTTTCAAACACAAGAACTACCCCTGGAGGCTTCAGCATGGGGCAGGTCGTTCAAGAGGTTGAACCTATTTTTTCTGGTGCCCATGAAGGACTTTGCTTGTGCTCATCAAGGTTGCTTTTTCCTGTGTGGGAGCTTCCTGTTATGGTTGTCAAGGGAAATGTAAGTTCTGCTGCCGGTTTGGAGAATGGGGTGATTGTTTGCAGACTTTCTGTTGGATTGATGGAAGTCCTTGAAAATAAGATTCGTTCATTAGAGCAGTTTTTAAGGTCAAGAAGAAACCAGAGGAGGGGACTCTATGGTTGTGTTGCTGGTCAGGGAGATGTAACTGGTTTAAATTTAGGACTTGGCGACCAGAGCATGGTAAGAAACTTTTTTGGTGCTTACTCCCGAAACATTGAGTCAAGTGATGGTGGAACAGCTAATAAACACCAGCACTATCCATATAGTCTTGCAGAATTGGCTGCCATGGAG GTGAGAGCAATGGAATGTATCAGGCAGTTGCTCCTTAGATCCGGTGAAGCACTGTTTTTACTCCAACTTCTTTCACAACATCATGTGACTCAATTGGTCCAAGGTTTTGATGCCAGTCTGCGGCAGTCGTTAGTTCAATTGACATTTCATCAGCTAGTTTGTTCTGAGCAGGGTGATCAGCTTGCGACAAGGCTTATATTTGCTCTAATGGAG TATTATACTGGTCCAGATGGGCGGGGGACAGTGGATGATATCAGTGGGAAGTTACGGGAAGGTTGTCCAAGCTATTACAAGGAGTCTGACTACAAATTTTATCTTGCTGTTGAGTGTCTTGAGAGAGCTGCAGCCACTGCTGACTGTGATGAGAAGGAGAATCTATCTAGAGAGGCTTTTAATTTGTTAACTAAAGTTCCAGAGTCAGTGGATTTGAGCATCGTATGCAAACGATTTGAAGACTTGAG ATTTTATGAAGCTGTGGTCCGTCTAGCACTGCAGAAGGCAGAGGCTCTTGTTCTTGCAGGTGATGCATTCAATGAGCAAATTGAAGTGAGCATCCAAGAAAATGCCCTAGCTCAACGTGTGCAGTGCTACGAGATAATCACCAATGCTTTACGTTCTCTGAAGGGACAAATTGGGTCACAGAGGGAATTTGGTTCTTCCACTACACCTGTTGGGCAACCTATCCTCAATAAAGCCTCTTGGGGCAGATACATCCGCCAAATTGTTCAGCTTGGTGTCCAGTCACCTGACACAGCATTTCATGAGCATTTGTACAGGGCAATGATTGATCTGGGCCTTGAGAATGAGCTGTTGGAGTATGGCGGTCCTGATTTGGTGCCTTTCCTTCTGAGTGCTGCCCGTGAGCCAATACAAGAG GTTCAGCCTGTTTTGGCCATAACCTCTGGGGCTTCTCCTATGGATCACTCAGGGTCACTGCTTACCGCTAATCAAGTCAAGTACTGTGAACTCTTGGCACGGTACTATGTATTAAAGCGTCAGCATGTCCTTGCAGCTCGTGTATTGTTGAGACTTGCAGAAAGACACTCCTCTGATGCTGTTGATGCCCCTACACTGGAACAAAG GAGTCAATACCTCAGCAATGCGGTTCTGCAGGCAAAGAAGGCAAGCGATAGTGATGGACTAGCAAGTTTGGCCCGAGGTGCTTTTGATGGGTTGTTGGATGTGCTTGAAGGCAAGCTTGCTGTTCTTCGATTTCAAATCAAGATAAAAGAGGAACTGGAGACTATTGCCTCAAGGGTAGAAGCTTCGTCTGGTACTTCTGATTCTGCTCCTGATGACCCTTCCCCTCAGAGGAATCTGGTTGCTGATGTCAATCTCGCAAGCACAGCACGAGAAAAGGCCAAAGAGCTATCAATGGATCTGAAAAGTATCACTCAATTGTACGATGATTATGCAGTTTTATTTGAGCTTTGGGAG ATATGTTTGGAAATGCTCTACTTTGTGAATTATTCTGAAGATGCTGATAATAGTATTGTCAGAGAGACCTGGGCCAGACTGATTGACCAAGCTCTTTTAAGGGGTGGAATTGTTGAAGCTTGTGCAGTGTTGAAGAAGGTTGGTTCAAGTGTTTATCCTGGGGATGGAGCTGGCTTGCCTCTAGATACACTAAGTCTGCACCTTGAGAAGGCTGCACTG GAGCGATCTGTTTCAAGAGCTGAACTTGttggagatgaagatgttgCAAAGGCTCTTCTTTCCGCTTGCAAGGGTTCTGCTGAACTTGTGTTAAACACCTATGACCAATTGCTATTGAATGGAACTATATTGCTATCACCAAACCTCAAGTTGCGCCTTCTCCATTCTGTGCTTGTGGTCCTTCGTGAATGGGCAATGTCAGTGCTTGGGCAGAGAATGGGAACTACTGATACTGCAGCTTCTCTTAATCTAGGTGGAGCATTATCCTTGAAGAAAACTGCTGTCATAAATCGAGGTGTCTGTGATAAAATCGCTAGTGCATCCAACAG GTATTTGACTGAAGTGCGGTGTTTAGCTCTTCCACAGAGCCAGACTGAAGCTGTTTACCAAGGTTTCCGAGAGCTTGAAGAGTCACTGCTGAGTCCATTCTCTTTTGAGCGGTTTTGA
- the LOC122644611 gene encoding nuclear pore complex protein NUP155-like isoform X2: MSREEEIVVRDVTNAGLVLSDRISRDVSAQIDLEEALEAARCASHPYSSHPREWPPLVEVVDTLELPPVLTERYNAAGGEGTVLCGIFPELRRAWASVDNSLFLWRYDKWDGQCPEYCGEEQAICAVGLAKSKPGIFVEAIQRLLVLATPVELVLVGVCCSGRGDETDPYAEVSLQPLPEYTIPSDGVTMTFITCTAKGNIFLAGRDGHIYELQYMIGSGWHKRCRKVCLTAGLGSVISRWVVPNGFKFGATDPIVEMVVDNERHILYARTEETKLQVFDLGEDGTGPLKKVAEERKLIDQRDILYGGRQSAGFGATNRAAKPSIVCIAPLSTVESKSLHLVAVLSDGRRMYLSIVSSSGNSVGGLGGLNTACQKPCGLKVVTTRPSPPLGVTSGHTFGAMSLASRSQPEDQTLKVEAAYYSAGILVLSDSSPPSMSTLLIMNRDSSTQSSLPGSFGTSSRSSRALRESISSLPVEGRMLLVADVFPLPEKAASVHSLYSDSESFGFEGLGESCERQSGKLWARGDLAMQHILPRRRIVIFSTVGMMEVVFNRPVDILRRLLESNTPRSILEDFINHFGDGEAAAMCLMLAAKIVHTENIVTNAVAEKAAEAFEDARLIGMPQLEGSNAFSNTRTTPGGFSMGQVVQEVEPIFSGAHEGLCLCSSRLLFPVWELPVMVVKGNVSSAAGLENGVIVCRLSVGLMEVLENKIRSLEQFLRSRRNQRRGLYGCVAGQGDVTGLNLGLGDQSMVRNFFGAYSRNIESSDGGTANKHQHYPYSLAELAAMEVRAMECIRQLLLRSGEALFLLQLLSQHHVTQLVQGFDASLRQSLVQLTFHQLVCSEQGDQLATRLIFALMEYYTGPDGRGTVDDISGKLREGCPSYYKESDYKFYLAVECLERAAATADCDEKENLSREAFNLLTKVPESVDLSIVCKRFEDLRFYEAVVRLALQKAEALVLAGDAFNEQIEVSIQENALAQRVQCYEIITNALRSLKGQIGSQREFGSSTTPVGQPILNKASWGRYIRQIVQLGVQSPDTAFHEHLYRAMIDLGLENELLEYGGPDLVPFLLSAAREPIQEPVLAITSGASPMDHSGSLLTANQVKYCELLARYYVLKRQHVLAARVLLRLAERHSSDAVDAPTLEQRSQYLSNAVLQAKKASDSDGLASLARGAFDGLLDVLEGKLAVLRFQIKIKEELETIASRVEASSGTSDSAPDDPSPQRNLVADVNLASTAREKAKELSMDLKSITQLYDDYAVLFELWEICLEMLYFVNYSEDADNSIVRETWARLIDQALLRGGIVEACAVLKKVGSSVYPGDGAGLPLDTLSLHLEKAALERSVSRAELVGDEDVAKALLSACKGSAELVLNTYDQLLLNGTILLSPNLKLRLLHSVLVVLREWAMSVLGQRMGTTDTAASLNLGGALSLKKTAVINRGVCDKIASASNRYLTEVRCLALPQSQTEAVYQGFRELEESLLSPFSFERF, from the exons TGGCCTCCTTTGGTTGAAGTGGTGGATACTTTGGAATTACCTCCTGTACTGACTGAAAGATATAATGCAGCTGGTGGGGAAGGAACGGTATTATGTGGAATATTTCCAGAGTTACGCCGAGCATGGGCATCGGTAGATAACTCTTTATTTCTTTGGCGTTATGATAAATG GGATGGTCAGTGCCCTGAATACTGTGGCGAAGAACAAGCCATTTGTGCAGTGGGCCTGGCCAAATCTAAGCCTGGCATCTTTGTTGAAGCCATCCAGCGTCTCTTAGTCCTAGCAACTCCTGTTGAG TTGGTTCTTGTAGGAGTATGCTGCAGCGGGAGAGGAGATGAAACAGATCCATATGCTGAGGTTTCACTACAGCCCTTGCCAGAATATACAATACCATCTGATGGTGTCACAATGACGTTTATCACGTGTACTGCTAAGGGTAATATTTTCCTGGCTGGCCGTGATGGTCACATTTACGAGTTGCAGTATATGATTGGCTCAGGCTGGCATAAACGCTGTCGTAAAGTTTGCCTTACAGCAGGTTTAGGAAGTGTTATTTCTAG GTGGGTTGTACCAAATGGGTTTAAGTTTGGAGCTACTGACCCCATTGTTGAAATGGTTGTGGACAATGAGAGACACATTCTCTATGCAAGAACAGAGGAGACAAAACTTCAGGTATTTGATCTGGGGGAAGATGGTACTGGTCCACTTAAGAAAGTTGCCGAAGAAAGGAAATTGATTGATCAGAGGGATATACTTTATGGGGGTAGACAGTCTGCTGGATTTGGAGCCACTAACCGGGCAGCAAAACCATCAATAGTTTGCATTGCACCTTTATCAACTGTGGAATCAAAGTCGCTACACCTTGTTGCTGTTTTATCAGATGGTAGGAGAATGTACCTTTCCATTGTTTCTTCTAGTGGGAACAGTGTTGGAGGTTTGGGTGGACTAAATACCGCTTGTCAGAAGCCATGTGGTTTAAAGGTTGTAACAACCAGGCCATCACCTCCTTTAGGGGTTACTAGTGGGCATACCTTTGGAGCCATGTCTCTTGCTAGTAGATCACAGCCTGAGGATCAGACTCTGAAGGTAGAAGCAGCATACTATTCTGCAGGCATTCTTGTACTTTCTGATTCATCGCCCCCATCCATGTCCACTCTTCTCATTATGAACAGGGATTCAAGCACACAGTCATCTCTCCCAGGTAGTTTCGGGACAAGTTCAAGGAGCTCTCGGGCTTTAAGGGAATCTATATCTTCCTTACCTGTAGAGGGCCGCATGCTTCTTGTGGCTGATGTTTTCCCTCTTCCAGAAAAAGCTGCTAGTGTGCACTCACTGTATTCAGATTCAGAATCCTTTGGATTTGAAGGTTTAGGAGAATCATGTGAGAGACAATCTGGAAAACTTTGGGCTAGAGGTGACCTAGCAATGCAACATATTTTACCAAGGAGGAGGATTGTCATATTTAGTACCGTGGGCATGATGGAAGTGGTTTTCAATAGACCAGTGGACATTCTGCGAAGGTTGTTAGAGTCCAATACACCAAGATCAATATTAGAGGATTTCATTAATCACTTTGGAGATGGAGAAGCGGCGGCAATGTGTTTAATGCTGGCTGCAAAGATAGTACATACTGAAAATATAGTAACCAATGCTGTTGCTGAGAAGGCAGCTGAAGCATTTGAAGACGCACGACTGATTGGAATGCCACAACTTGAAGGTAGTAATGCATTTTCAAACACAAGAACTACCCCTGGAGGCTTCAGCATGGGGCAGGTCGTTCAAGAGGTTGAACCTATTTTTTCTGGTGCCCATGAAGGACTTTGCTTGTGCTCATCAAGGTTGCTTTTTCCTGTGTGGGAGCTTCCTGTTATGGTTGTCAAGGGAAATGTAAGTTCTGCTGCCGGTTTGGAGAATGGGGTGATTGTTTGCAGACTTTCTGTTGGATTGATGGAAGTCCTTGAAAATAAGATTCGTTCATTAGAGCAGTTTTTAAGGTCAAGAAGAAACCAGAGGAGGGGACTCTATGGTTGTGTTGCTGGTCAGGGAGATGTAACTGGTTTAAATTTAGGACTTGGCGACCAGAGCATGGTAAGAAACTTTTTTGGTGCTTACTCCCGAAACATTGAGTCAAGTGATGGTGGAACAGCTAATAAACACCAGCACTATCCATATAGTCTTGCAGAATTGGCTGCCATGGAG GTGAGAGCAATGGAATGTATCAGGCAGTTGCTCCTTAGATCCGGTGAAGCACTGTTTTTACTCCAACTTCTTTCACAACATCATGTGACTCAATTGGTCCAAGGTTTTGATGCCAGTCTGCGGCAGTCGTTAGTTCAATTGACATTTCATCAGCTAGTTTGTTCTGAGCAGGGTGATCAGCTTGCGACAAGGCTTATATTTGCTCTAATGGAG TATTATACTGGTCCAGATGGGCGGGGGACAGTGGATGATATCAGTGGGAAGTTACGGGAAGGTTGTCCAAGCTATTACAAGGAGTCTGACTACAAATTTTATCTTGCTGTTGAGTGTCTTGAGAGAGCTGCAGCCACTGCTGACTGTGATGAGAAGGAGAATCTATCTAGAGAGGCTTTTAATTTGTTAACTAAAGTTCCAGAGTCAGTGGATTTGAGCATCGTATGCAAACGATTTGAAGACTTGAG ATTTTATGAAGCTGTGGTCCGTCTAGCACTGCAGAAGGCAGAGGCTCTTGTTCTTGCAGGTGATGCATTCAATGAGCAAATTGAAGTGAGCATCCAAGAAAATGCCCTAGCTCAACGTGTGCAGTGCTACGAGATAATCACCAATGCTTTACGTTCTCTGAAGGGACAAATTGGGTCACAGAGGGAATTTGGTTCTTCCACTACACCTGTTGGGCAACCTATCCTCAATAAAGCCTCTTGGGGCAGATACATCCGCCAAATTGTTCAGCTTGGTGTCCAGTCACCTGACACAGCATTTCATGAGCATTTGTACAGGGCAATGATTGATCTGGGCCTTGAGAATGAGCTGTTGGAGTATGGCGGTCCTGATTTGGTGCCTTTCCTTCTGAGTGCTGCCCGTGAGCCAATACAAGAG CCTGTTTTGGCCATAACCTCTGGGGCTTCTCCTATGGATCACTCAGGGTCACTGCTTACCGCTAATCAAGTCAAGTACTGTGAACTCTTGGCACGGTACTATGTATTAAAGCGTCAGCATGTCCTTGCAGCTCGTGTATTGTTGAGACTTGCAGAAAGACACTCCTCTGATGCTGTTGATGCCCCTACACTGGAACAAAG GAGTCAATACCTCAGCAATGCGGTTCTGCAGGCAAAGAAGGCAAGCGATAGTGATGGACTAGCAAGTTTGGCCCGAGGTGCTTTTGATGGGTTGTTGGATGTGCTTGAAGGCAAGCTTGCTGTTCTTCGATTTCAAATCAAGATAAAAGAGGAACTGGAGACTATTGCCTCAAGGGTAGAAGCTTCGTCTGGTACTTCTGATTCTGCTCCTGATGACCCTTCCCCTCAGAGGAATCTGGTTGCTGATGTCAATCTCGCAAGCACAGCACGAGAAAAGGCCAAAGAGCTATCAATGGATCTGAAAAGTATCACTCAATTGTACGATGATTATGCAGTTTTATTTGAGCTTTGGGAG ATATGTTTGGAAATGCTCTACTTTGTGAATTATTCTGAAGATGCTGATAATAGTATTGTCAGAGAGACCTGGGCCAGACTGATTGACCAAGCTCTTTTAAGGGGTGGAATTGTTGAAGCTTGTGCAGTGTTGAAGAAGGTTGGTTCAAGTGTTTATCCTGGGGATGGAGCTGGCTTGCCTCTAGATACACTAAGTCTGCACCTTGAGAAGGCTGCACTG GAGCGATCTGTTTCAAGAGCTGAACTTGttggagatgaagatgttgCAAAGGCTCTTCTTTCCGCTTGCAAGGGTTCTGCTGAACTTGTGTTAAACACCTATGACCAATTGCTATTGAATGGAACTATATTGCTATCACCAAACCTCAAGTTGCGCCTTCTCCATTCTGTGCTTGTGGTCCTTCGTGAATGGGCAATGTCAGTGCTTGGGCAGAGAATGGGAACTACTGATACTGCAGCTTCTCTTAATCTAGGTGGAGCATTATCCTTGAAGAAAACTGCTGTCATAAATCGAGGTGTCTGTGATAAAATCGCTAGTGCATCCAACAG GTATTTGACTGAAGTGCGGTGTTTAGCTCTTCCACAGAGCCAGACTGAAGCTGTTTACCAAGGTTTCCGAGAGCTTGAAGAGTCACTGCTGAGTCCATTCTCTTTTGAGCGGTTTTGA